A single region of the Bacteroides luhongzhouii genome encodes:
- a CDS encoding ATP-binding protein, which yields MTIHNQTKAKTFHLIELFLSFYLLFTFTTPILAQKDSVNPSNYLLIINSYTEASPWSFRMISAITEYTQNIPQLALYTEHMNMLMMDTDSTLKEFRQMLYKKYEHHSPQILILIGNSSMILRNDFRKMWGNVPIILCAEEDYIGPKKFYLQKKPIDVSARIPIAEIAKNYNLTFLHSNFYIKENIELIFRMTPNIKNFIFIGDERQNNQTYNIIIEQELKKNHPGINYQFISPQKMRINHLLDTLYSIDPKITGILFSSWFYKHTFAGNTSLVTNSHQLISATSAPLFSLGMSTIKDNTGGTIGGYVYDQDKYNKKIIQVIQSILNGKQAANIPFYEPTDAAPTINYSILLRKGLSPRLCPSNTIFFNKPPTFWEQYGYFLLGAIVCFILLALFFQYRFNHLNKLNIQQKEIDAMTSYKNLINNMPILYMQEELIMNEKGTPIELIYRNVNSQFEKKFFHKEEVIGKKASELFPESMKEFLHFTKMSLTENRAITFPYYFKQIDAFYDIVLKGTHHNNIVDIFCLDSTELYKAQQKLSATNKKLAMALDVANIVPWKWDLLSKTILCDINKPIELSTNEDNINEEQLAVPDSQYFSKIFKEDRKRVEKAYEDLLEGRLDKVREEYRIVNIQNNIHRIEWVEAQAAVETRDENGKPLTLVGSSLVITKRKKMEMELTTARDRAEESNRLKSAFLANMSHEIRTPLNAIVGFSGILASTEEEEEKQEYVSIIENNNTLLLQLISDILDLSKIEAGTLEFQYSNIDLNKVMNELTSSLQLKIKSDKVQLSCHPTMETCFIHTEKNRLSQLLINLISNAIKFTAEGYIRFGYELRDKEIYFYVSDTGCGIPKDKQKSIFGRFVKLNSFQQGTGLGLSICHTLVERMGGSIGVDSEEGKGSTFWFTLPYKPAMAVDENTQKMEIQPITIEKNKFSILIAEDNDSNYKLFASILKGEYQLIHAWNGQEAVEIFKKYNPQIILMDINMPVMDGYEATKEIRKYSAKVPIIAITAFAYASDEQKVIESGFDGYMPKPINARQLKAQLMDIMQKRIILL from the coding sequence ATGACAATACACAATCAAACAAAAGCAAAAACCTTTCATCTAATAGAACTTTTTTTATCGTTCTATTTATTATTTACTTTCACTACTCCTATTTTAGCCCAAAAAGATTCAGTGAACCCATCTAATTATCTTCTAATTATCAACTCATATACAGAAGCTTCTCCCTGGAGTTTTAGAATGATTTCCGCAATAACCGAATACACACAAAATATTCCTCAACTAGCACTCTATACCGAACATATGAATATGCTAATGATGGACACAGACTCTACCTTAAAAGAGTTCAGACAAATGTTGTATAAAAAATACGAACATCATTCCCCACAAATACTAATATTAATAGGGAATTCCAGTATGATATTACGGAACGACTTCAGGAAGATGTGGGGAAATGTCCCGATTATATTATGCGCCGAAGAAGACTATATCGGACCGAAAAAGTTTTATCTCCAAAAGAAACCAATTGACGTATCTGCAAGAATCCCAATTGCAGAGATAGCCAAGAACTACAATCTCACTTTCTTACATTCTAATTTTTATATTAAAGAAAATATAGAACTAATTTTCCGAATGACCCCAAACATAAAGAATTTCATATTTATCGGTGACGAACGGCAAAACAACCAAACTTACAACATTATTATCGAGCAAGAATTAAAGAAGAATCATCCGGGTATCAATTATCAATTCATATCTCCTCAAAAGATGCGGATCAATCACTTATTGGACACCCTTTATTCTATTGACCCCAAAATAACAGGAATACTCTTTTCTTCCTGGTTCTATAAACATACATTTGCCGGAAACACTTCGCTGGTTACAAATTCTCACCAGCTAATCTCAGCGACTTCCGCCCCTTTGTTCAGTCTTGGCATGTCAACAATCAAGGACAATACAGGAGGAACGATAGGCGGATATGTCTACGACCAAGACAAATACAACAAAAAAATAATACAAGTAATCCAATCAATACTAAATGGGAAACAGGCAGCCAATATTCCTTTTTACGAACCTACGGACGCTGCCCCTACGATCAATTACAGTATATTGCTCCGCAAAGGATTATCGCCACGATTATGCCCTTCCAACACGATTTTCTTTAATAAGCCACCCACATTTTGGGAACAATACGGATATTTCCTTTTAGGAGCAATAGTTTGTTTCATACTGCTTGCTCTATTCTTTCAATACCGTTTCAATCATCTAAATAAATTGAATATACAACAGAAAGAAATCGATGCGATGACTTCCTACAAGAACCTAATCAACAATATGCCTATACTTTATATGCAAGAAGAGTTAATCATGAATGAAAAAGGCACACCAATAGAGTTAATATACCGGAATGTAAACTCCCAATTTGAAAAAAAATTCTTCCACAAAGAAGAAGTTATAGGCAAAAAGGCTAGTGAGTTATTCCCGGAATCTATGAAGGAATTCCTGCATTTCACAAAAATGTCACTTACTGAAAACAGAGCTATCACCTTTCCATATTATTTCAAACAGATAGATGCATTTTATGATATAGTCCTGAAAGGTACTCACCACAATAACATTGTTGATATTTTCTGTCTGGACAGTACTGAACTATACAAAGCCCAACAAAAATTGAGTGCTACCAACAAAAAGCTCGCAATGGCACTGGACGTAGCCAATATTGTGCCCTGGAAATGGGATTTATTAAGCAAAACAATACTTTGCGACATCAACAAACCCATTGAACTTAGCACAAATGAAGATAATATAAATGAAGAACAGTTGGCAGTGCCCGACTCTCAATACTTCTCTAAGATATTCAAAGAAGACCGCAAGCGTGTAGAAAAGGCCTACGAAGATCTGCTAGAAGGACGCTTGGATAAGGTAAGGGAAGAATATCGTATAGTCAACATACAAAATAACATCCACAGAATAGAATGGGTGGAAGCACAGGCTGCCGTAGAGACTCGTGATGAAAACGGAAAGCCACTAACGCTGGTAGGCTCCTCGCTAGTTATCACCAAACGGAAAAAGATGGAAATGGAGTTAACTACAGCCCGAGACCGGGCAGAAGAATCCAATCGCCTCAAATCTGCTTTCCTTGCAAATATGAGCCATGAAATCCGTACTCCTCTCAACGCCATTGTCGGTTTTTCCGGTATATTGGCATCAACAGAGGAAGAAGAAGAAAAACAGGAGTACGTGAGCATCATTGAAAACAATAATACTCTGTTACTACAATTAATCAGCGATATTCTGGATTTATCAAAGATTGAAGCCGGGACATTGGAATTTCAGTATTCCAACATAGACTTGAATAAAGTGATGAATGAGTTAACAAGCTCATTACAGCTAAAAATCAAATCGGACAAAGTACAGCTAAGTTGCCATCCGACAATGGAAACCTGCTTTATACATACTGAAAAGAACCGTCTATCGCAGTTACTCATCAATCTGATAAGCAATGCTATCAAATTTACGGCCGAAGGGTATATTCGTTTTGGCTATGAACTTCGCGACAAAGAAATCTATTTTTATGTCAGTGATACCGGTTGCGGCATACCTAAAGACAAACAGAAAAGCATTTTCGGACGCTTCGTCAAACTAAACAGCTTTCAACAAGGTACAGGATTAGGACTTTCTATCTGCCACACATTGGTCGAACGTATGGGAGGTTCTATCGGAGTAGACTCGGAAGAAGGAAAAGGTTCGACATTCTGGTTCACACTACCATACAAGCCCGCAATGGCTGTAGATGAAAATACCCAAAAGATGGAAATTCAACCAATAACCATAGAAAAAAACAAGTTCAGCATTCTAATAGCAGAAGATAATGACAGCAACTATAAACTGTTTGCATCCATATTAAAGGGAGAGTATCAATTGATTCATGCCTGGAATGGACAAGAGGCAGTAGAAATATTCAAAAAGTATAATCCGCAAATTATATTAATGGACATCAATATGCCTGTCATGGATGGCTACGAAGCAACCAAAGAAATCCGGAAATACTCGGCTAAAGTCCCTATCATTGCCATTACCGCCTTTGCCTATGCTTCAGATGAGCAGAAAGTGATAGAGAGTGGATTCGACGGTTATATGCCTAAGCCTATTAATGCACGCCAACTGAAAGCCCAATTGATGGACATCATGCAAAAACGCATCATCCTGCTATAA
- a CDS encoding TolC family protein produces the protein MKKNIFSLLFSCFAFGALPVLGQQSVLLEKYRTMALDYNHDLKAAEKNIAASVEVEKSARADLKPKLSGAANFQYTGNPLELSLDVPSLGLSKTVEGQQLKYGASLSILQPVYTGGYVLESIRMAQHQQSLAGNQVKVLNDAVCYQTDVQYWSAVARREIVDVAEDFRNSIASLVKTIKERVEVGFADPQDLLMAEVKLNEAEYQLLQAQSNLETGRMALNSIIGVDLEFSTELDEQIPLVVVDDSIWVSTGTDRPEIQIAYDRIRIAESTKRLNDSRFKPQFYVGIDGSYSSPGYNFRKDLDPNYAVYAKVSVPIFEWGKRKSEKRAASFRVGMAEDNLNKIVDQVELEISVARKALLRAIERVRLSGSSLAKAEENEAKAVERYNEGKVSVVEVIDAQTYRQTSQVNYVEAKASAQGYYSELIKALHSYDYR, from the coding sequence ATGAAAAAAAATATATTCAGCCTGTTGTTCAGTTGTTTCGCTTTTGGGGCTTTGCCGGTTTTAGGGCAACAAAGCGTATTGTTGGAGAAATATCGGACGATGGCATTAGATTATAATCATGATTTGAAGGCAGCCGAAAAGAATATTGCTGCCAGTGTGGAAGTCGAAAAATCAGCACGTGCGGATTTGAAACCAAAACTTTCCGGTGCAGCCAACTTCCAGTATACCGGAAACCCATTGGAATTGTCTTTGGATGTGCCTTCCTTAGGATTATCGAAGACTGTGGAAGGACAGCAGTTAAAGTATGGAGCTTCTCTTTCCATTCTTCAGCCGGTATATACGGGAGGGTATGTGCTGGAGTCTATCCGTATGGCGCAACATCAACAATCTTTGGCGGGTAATCAGGTGAAAGTGCTGAATGATGCTGTTTGTTATCAAACGGATGTTCAATATTGGAGCGCCGTAGCTCGTCGGGAAATAGTCGATGTAGCTGAAGATTTTCGCAATTCGATCGCCTCTTTGGTCAAGACAATTAAAGAGAGGGTAGAGGTCGGTTTTGCTGATCCGCAAGACTTATTGATGGCGGAAGTGAAACTGAATGAAGCAGAATATCAGTTGCTTCAGGCACAGAGTAATTTAGAAACGGGACGGATGGCATTAAATTCTATAATTGGTGTTGATTTGGAGTTCTCGACGGAGTTGGATGAACAGATACCGCTGGTGGTGGTCGATGATTCTATTTGGGTATCTACCGGTACGGATCGTCCTGAAATTCAAATAGCTTATGACAGGATTCGTATTGCTGAAAGTACAAAAAGGCTGAATGATTCGCGATTTAAACCTCAATTTTATGTAGGAATAGATGGGAGTTATTCGTCTCCCGGATACAACTTCCGGAAAGATTTAGATCCGAATTATGCAGTTTATGCAAAAGTGTCCGTACCCATTTTTGAGTGGGGAAAACGAAAAAGCGAAAAGCGGGCTGCTTCCTTTCGAGTAGGGATGGCGGAAGATAACCTGAACAAGATAGTGGACCAAGTGGAATTGGAAATTAGCGTGGCACGTAAAGCCTTGTTACGGGCTATCGAACGGGTGCGCTTGAGTGGAAGTTCGCTTGCCAAAGCAGAAGAAAATGAAGCAAAAGCGGTGGAACGCTATAATGAGGGCAAAGTTTCTGTAGTGGAAGTGATTGACGCGCAAACTTACCGGCAAACTTCGCAAGTGAACTATGTAGAAGCGAAAGCATCCGCACAAGGCTATTATTCGGAATTAATAAAAGCGCTTCATAGTTATGATTATCGGTAA
- a CDS encoding sensor histidine kinase: MKLNHILYSTLFSGLGVFSFFLLANYVELSDNVSDALYSLGMFLFFIIAFNLLGYSTVHLTTWVDNQYSVNIYRRRKLILIYTMVMVMFFLLNYGLLVTAKLLVGASHPFVFPNGGWRILIVVWLVELVILGLLLANRSMQHSLKLQKQAATLQEENNIARYTALQNQLNPHFLFNSLNTLISEIRYNPKNAELFTQHLSDVYRYILQCQKQRLVTLKDELGFLDSYIFLHQVRLGNCIHVHNYISDKCEEMKMPPLTLQLLVENVIKHNVIHSRKPMVIELCSVEEPPALIISNPIRTKKCGVVSGMGLKNLSARYKLLCNRDIVIENKTDKFIVKTPLFP; the protein is encoded by the coding sequence ATAAAACTAAACCATATACTATATAGTACGCTGTTTTCAGGATTAGGCGTCTTTTCTTTCTTTTTACTGGCCAACTATGTAGAACTTTCTGATAATGTGTCAGATGCATTATATTCTTTAGGGATGTTTCTGTTCTTCATTATCGCATTCAATTTACTGGGATATTCTACTGTTCATCTGACTACCTGGGTTGACAATCAGTATTCAGTGAATATTTATCGTCGCAGGAAGTTGATTCTTATTTATACAATGGTGATGGTGATGTTTTTTTTGCTTAATTATGGACTGCTAGTGACTGCCAAACTTTTGGTTGGTGCATCACATCCTTTTGTCTTTCCCAATGGAGGGTGGCGTATATTGATAGTAGTCTGGCTAGTGGAGTTAGTGATTTTAGGCTTACTGCTTGCTAACCGATCTATGCAACACTCGCTTAAATTACAGAAGCAGGCGGCCACTTTGCAAGAAGAAAATAATATAGCACGCTATACAGCTCTTCAAAATCAGTTGAATCCGCATTTCTTGTTCAATAGTCTGAATACATTGATTTCTGAAATCCGATATAATCCTAAAAATGCGGAATTGTTCACACAACATCTTTCTGATGTGTATCGTTATATTCTTCAATGTCAGAAGCAGCGCTTGGTGACGCTGAAAGATGAACTAGGTTTTCTTGATTCATATATCTTCCTTCATCAAGTTCGATTAGGCAATTGCATTCATGTTCACAACTATATTTCAGATAAATGTGAGGAGATGAAGATGCCACCTTTGACACTTCAATTATTGGTAGAGAATGTTATCAAACACAATGTTATTCATTCGAGAAAACCGATGGTTATTGAATTGTGTAGTGTAGAAGAACCTCCGGCCTTGATAATTAGTAATCCGATCCGAACTAAAAAATGCGGAGTAGTTTCGGGGATGGGTTTGAAGAACCTTTCTGCCCGTTACAAACTCCTTTGCAATCGGGATATTGTGATAGAAAATAAAACGGATAAATTTATCGTAAAAACTCCCTTATTTCCATGA
- a CDS encoding LytR/AlgR family response regulator transcription factor, whose translation MNKIKVAIIEDEVPAARLLHEMIQSLRPDWEVMILPGTIEESVEWFRTNSHPELLFLDIQLTDGNSFMLIEQARPDSMIVFTTAYDEYAVRAFTVNSIDYLLKPIHQERLLQTIERFENLTEKYIHDFNRENRLLEVLESLSDIQRLPGIENKRYRTRFLISSGNKLFTLAVSDVSYFYSENKLTFVVTRNNKEYVLDFSLDKLCEQLDPDVFFRTNRQTLVSVDAIQRIEPYFLGKVVVHVLPPFKDKIIVSKDKIAAFKVWLNY comes from the coding sequence ATGAATAAAATAAAAGTTGCTATTATAGAAGATGAAGTGCCGGCAGCACGTTTGTTACATGAGATGATACAGTCACTTCGTCCGGATTGGGAGGTGATGATTCTACCCGGTACTATTGAAGAATCCGTTGAATGGTTTCGCACAAATTCTCATCCGGAACTCCTGTTTCTGGACATTCAGTTGACAGATGGCAACTCATTTATGTTGATTGAACAGGCTCGCCCGGATAGTATGATTGTTTTTACCACCGCTTACGACGAATATGCTGTTCGTGCTTTTACCGTGAATAGCATTGATTATTTGTTGAAACCGATTCATCAGGAACGCTTATTGCAGACTATTGAGCGTTTCGAGAATCTGACGGAAAAATATATTCATGATTTTAATCGGGAGAACCGTTTATTGGAAGTGTTGGAGAGTTTGTCTGATATTCAAAGGCTTCCGGGAATAGAAAATAAAAGATATCGTACTCGTTTTCTTATTTCTTCCGGTAATAAACTTTTTACGTTGGCAGTGAGTGATGTCTCTTATTTCTATTCAGAGAACAAACTCACTTTTGTAGTTACCAGGAATAATAAAGAATATGTTTTGGATTTTTCATTGGATAAACTTTGCGAACAATTGGATCCGGATGTGTTCTTTCGGACCAATCGCCAGACACTCGTTTCCGTGGATGCTATTCAGCGTATCGAACCTTATTTTCTGGGTAAGGTCGTTGTGCACGTCTTACCTCCCTTCAAAGATAAAATCATAGTCAGTAAAGATAAAATAGCCGCTTTCAAAGTGTGGCTAAATTATTGA
- a CDS encoding efflux RND transporter permease subunit → MKFIKYFLQKRSVTILLLILVLGGGLLAYVKMGKLEDAPFTIKQALVLTPYSGASPSEVQSQVTDVLEESIQSLGELYYLKTENRAGLSKITVYVKKEIRADEMQQLWDKLRRKVNDVQSKLPAGAGPSVVNDDFGDVLGVFYGLTGEGYSYRELEEQAKLIKNELLKVKDVAKVEIYGVQPPTIDVILTPSVMAQSGITTMDISRAFDAQNRVVDAGGIDAGVNRIRIESTGNFYSLDDIRNMTIVSRTGEHFRLADIAEIKESYQSPSSNKMRIDGNPAVGIAISTVPTGNVVDMAEAVKDKIEQFAETMPDGFELQTIYDQGYESAVANQGFILNLIISVVTVVAILLFFIGFKNGILIGSGLVFSIFATLIVMLTQGIALQRMSLAAIIIAMGMLVDNAIVVSDSALVNMQRGMRKRVAIMRACSSTALPLLAATIIAILTFLPIYYSPHITGELLSSLVVVIGVSLMFSWVFALTQTPFFIQEFVRRPRPNELKAALFAGKYYDKFRGALRWVIRYRYATIGCMVVMLVLSAWSFKFIPKVFVPALDKQYFTLDMWLPEGTQIDETDRQAMDMATYIREQSETEMVSTYVGRTPPRYYLSNVSFGPQSNYAQILVKCKTSKLSRQLHARLQDSISLKYPDPLIKVNKFELSPLTEAVIEARFLGPDPAVLDSLVGQAIEVMRRNPKVADARNEWGNMSMVIRPVYDPVKAGALGITKASMMESVKSINDGLPVGIYRDDEKKVPVLLKSGCVDITDANALGDFSSWNGEKSAPLSQVTEKIETTWEFPQIRTYNRQLSMAAMCGVKPGYTMAEVHGEIRKEIEEIQLPEGYTFFWDAQYKDQGEAMQAIAKYFPLAFLALVVILVALFGNFREPVIIICILPLSLIGIAVGMLLTGFDFGFFPIAGWLGLLGMIIKNVIVLIDEINVQHRSGVDLYTSIIEATVSRTRPVLMAATTTIFGMVPLLFDVAFGGMAATIIFGLTFATGLTLFVTPALYSMFYKVKGK, encoded by the coding sequence ATGAAATTTATAAAATATTTCTTGCAGAAGCGGTCGGTGACTATTCTGCTGTTGATATTGGTGTTGGGAGGAGGACTGCTTGCTTATGTCAAGATGGGTAAACTGGAAGATGCTCCATTTACTATAAAACAAGCATTGGTGTTGACTCCTTATTCGGGTGCTTCTCCTTCTGAAGTGCAGTCGCAGGTGACTGATGTATTGGAAGAATCGATACAGTCTTTGGGTGAATTATATTATCTGAAAACAGAAAACAGAGCAGGGCTTTCCAAGATAACGGTTTATGTGAAAAAGGAAATTCGTGCGGACGAAATGCAGCAACTGTGGGATAAACTTCGGCGAAAGGTGAATGATGTACAGTCGAAACTGCCGGCAGGAGCGGGGCCGTCTGTTGTGAATGATGATTTTGGTGATGTGCTGGGTGTTTTCTATGGACTGACAGGGGAAGGATATTCTTATCGTGAGTTGGAGGAACAGGCCAAACTTATTAAAAATGAGTTGCTTAAAGTAAAGGATGTAGCAAAGGTCGAGATTTATGGAGTACAACCCCCGACGATTGATGTGATACTCACTCCTTCCGTTATGGCACAAAGCGGGATTACTACAATGGATATTTCCCGGGCTTTTGATGCGCAAAACAGAGTTGTAGATGCCGGAGGAATCGATGCCGGTGTGAACAGGATACGGATTGAATCAACCGGAAATTTCTATTCTTTGGATGATATAAGGAATATGACAATCGTATCGCGTACAGGAGAACATTTCCGGTTGGCAGATATTGCGGAGATCAAAGAAAGTTATCAGTCGCCTTCCAGTAATAAAATGCGTATTGATGGAAATCCTGCGGTAGGCATTGCCATATCTACTGTGCCAACAGGAAATGTGGTAGATATGGCAGAAGCTGTGAAGGATAAGATTGAACAGTTTGCAGAAACAATGCCTGACGGATTTGAGTTGCAGACGATTTATGATCAAGGTTATGAATCGGCAGTGGCAAATCAAGGGTTTATCCTGAATCTGATTATCTCTGTGGTGACGGTCGTCGCTATTCTGTTATTTTTTATCGGATTCAAAAATGGAATTCTGATAGGCAGTGGCTTGGTATTCTCTATTTTTGCAACGTTGATTGTGATGCTGACGCAAGGAATAGCTTTGCAGCGTATGTCGTTGGCTGCCATTATTATTGCAATGGGAATGTTGGTGGATAACGCGATTGTTGTGTCCGATTCAGCATTAGTCAATATGCAGCGGGGCATGCGTAAACGAGTGGCTATTATGCGGGCCTGCTCTTCAACTGCGTTGCCACTGTTAGCGGCAACTATCATTGCGATTCTAACTTTTTTACCTATATATTATTCGCCACATATCACCGGCGAATTACTGTCATCCTTAGTTGTAGTTATCGGCGTTTCGCTGATGTTCAGTTGGGTTTTTGCGTTGACGCAGACTCCTTTTTTCATTCAGGAGTTTGTCCGTCGGCCTAGACCCAACGAACTAAAGGCAGCTCTTTTTGCAGGTAAATATTACGACAAGTTTCGCGGTGCATTGAGATGGGTGATTCGTTATCGGTATGCAACAATCGGTTGTATGGTTGTGATGCTAGTGTTGTCGGCCTGGAGTTTTAAGTTTATTCCGAAAGTATTTGTTCCTGCATTGGACAAGCAATATTTCACTTTGGATATGTGGCTGCCCGAAGGAACACAGATTGACGAGACCGACCGGCAGGCAATGGACATGGCAACATATATCCGGGAGCAATCGGAGACGGAGATGGTATCAACTTATGTTGGAAGAACTCCGCCACGCTATTATCTGTCGAATGTTTCTTTTGGGCCTCAATCCAATTATGCACAAATATTGGTGAAGTGTAAGACATCAAAGCTATCTCGCCAGTTACATGCCCGTTTACAGGATTCCATTTCGTTGAAATATCCTGATCCTTTGATAAAAGTGAATAAGTTTGAGTTGAGTCCGCTGACGGAAGCTGTTATTGAAGCCCGTTTCTTGGGACCGGACCCAGCTGTACTCGATTCGTTGGTTGGTCAGGCCATTGAGGTTATGCGACGAAATCCTAAAGTCGCAGATGCCCGCAATGAGTGGGGGAATATGTCGATGGTGATTCGTCCGGTGTATGATCCGGTGAAGGCCGGAGCATTGGGAATTACGAAAGCTTCCATGATGGAGTCTGTCAAATCTATTAATGACGGATTGCCTGTCGGCATTTATCGGGACGATGAAAAGAAAGTTCCTGTACTGTTGAAATCGGGATGTGTAGATATTACGGATGCTAATGCGTTAGGAGATTTTTCGAGTTGGAACGGCGAGAAGTCGGCTCCGCTTTCGCAAGTGACCGAAAAAATAGAAACGACATGGGAATTTCCGCAAATAAGAACCTACAATCGTCAACTGTCTATGGCAGCTATGTGTGGTGTGAAACCGGGGTATACTATGGCGGAAGTGCATGGTGAGATACGGAAAGAGATTGAAGAAATTCAGCTTCCGGAAGGGTATACTTTCTTTTGGGATGCTCAATATAAGGATCAGGGTGAAGCGATGCAGGCTATCGCGAAATATTTTCCGCTGGCATTTCTTGCGCTAGTGGTTATTTTGGTAGCACTGTTTGGCAATTTCCGTGAGCCGGTGATTATTATTTGCATTTTGCCTTTGTCGCTGATAGGAATTGCAGTCGGAATGTTGTTGACGGGATTTGATTTTGGATTTTTTCCTATAGCTGGTTGGCTGGGATTACTCGGAATGATTATAAAGAATGTAATTGTATTGATTGATGAGATTAATGTCCAGCACCGAAGCGGTGTTGATTTATATACTTCTATCATTGAAGCTACCGTCTCCAGAACCCGACCGGTCTTGATGGCGGCCACCACTACTATTTTCGGTATGGTACCTCTATTGTTTGATGTTGCTTTTGGAGGTATGGCCGCCACCATTATTTTCGGACTGACTTTTGCTACGGGGCTGACGTTGTTCGTTACGCCTGCCTTATATTCTATGTTCTATAAAGTAAAAGGAAAATAA